In Primulina eburnea isolate SZY01 chromosome 3, ASM2296580v1, whole genome shotgun sequence, one DNA window encodes the following:
- the LOC140828505 gene encoding uncharacterized protein: protein MLKSMTDFNLSGQRSIPMEIEQDTGPKSVSPEAIFEEEAPESPFSHNIIDQAKSSTLSPPSVKSDIPKDASPILPNREGTTGDDMMENFEMGTDNEDDRPKPNDIEADPSCTIDQIAADTHFAKRLGASIDNL from the exons ATGTTGAAGTCTATGACAGATTTTAATCTCTCAGGTCAACGGTCCATTCCCATGGAAATTGAGCAAGATACTGGCCCCAAGAGTGTATCTCCTGAGGCTATATTTGAAGAAGAAGCTCCAGAGTCCCCATTTTCTCATAATATCATTGATCAAGCTAAATCTTCTACTCTTTCTCCTCCATCAGTCAAGTCAGACATACCAAAAGATGCCTCTCCCATTCTTCCCAATCGCGAAGGCACCACTGGAGATGATATGATGGAGAATTTTGAGATGGGTACTGATAATGAAGATGACCGACCGAAACCTAATGACATTGAGGCTGACCCTTCATGCACAATTGATCAGATTGCGGCCGATACACACTTTGCAAAG AGACTTGGAGCTTCCATTGACAATCTTTAG
- the LOC140827632 gene encoding F-box protein At3g12350-like, which translates to MEAISPSSFSDFPDDVQLCILSFLHPSELAAFATTSKRYFTLCQDDQRLWFSMCDRRWGSQTQITKWGSGKISYKHLYRFLEEYENLIGFWRRCGDATTSYPLLVFFEWGPFYVTGSRISPSKDRGYGVIKKPFLWMSVTSDGEPLNYLDFNGKFPMTPGNIVNSEELGLMENELIQVSVSFTDKCHLVVEENSTLWGFNRFSSSENVKGEVCEDVFGSPPDRLVHEIYQYFANRTSPSGNGGSRRQRRREKKQGKARKWEPEHFVKIVNFSPKPSRPLQGLWKGICEDLSLDFYLVTYDDIGGIACRKVGGETSRPLTHHAPVFWTSSTTFIESPFSPKEDHIYNCRLHLRPAVEKDQSHDYSRSSDDKAVSRMLYINSSYDLVIPDLAANSINSQQVEGRIWEYENGTFGFGFLRDSYIIDLKHVAKNGRLLDTVDTSNC; encoded by the exons ATGGAAGCAATTTCCCCGTCATCATTCAGCGATTTCCCCGACGATGTGCAGCTCTGTATTCTCTCATTCCTCCACCCGTCTGAGCTGGCGGCGTTTGCCACCACGTCCAAACGGTATTTTACCCTGTGCCAGGACGACCAGCGCCTTTGGTTCTCGATGTGCGACCGCCGATGGGGATCCCAAACCCAAATCACGAAATGGGGAAGTGGGAAAATCTCTTACAAACATCTCTACAGGTTTCTCGAAGAGTACGAGAATCTCATCGGATTCTGGCGCCGCTGCGGGGATGCCACCACATCATATCCACTGCTTGTGTTCTTCGAGTGGGGCCCGTTTTATGTCACCGGTTCTAGGATTTCGCCATCTAAAGATCGTGGATATGGTGTAATCAAGAAACCCTTTTTATGGATGAGTGTTACATCAGATGGGGAGCCCTTGAATTATCTCGATTTCAATGGGAAGTTTCCTATGACCCCGGGCAATATAGTGAATTCTGAAGAGTTGGGGCTTATGGAGAATGAATTGATTCAGGTGAGCGTAAGTTTTACGGACAAATGCCATTTGGTTGTGGAGGAGAATTCAACGTTGTGGGGGTTCAACAGATTTTCTAGCTCGGAAAATGTGAAAGGGGAGGTGTGTGAGGATGTGTTCGGGTCTCCACCGGATCGATTGGTGCATGAAATTTATCAATATTTTGCTAACAGGACGAGTCCCAGTGGGAATGGGGGGTCAAGAAGGCAGAGGAGGAGGGAGAAGAAGCAGGGAAAGGCGAGGAAATGGGAGCCAGAACATTTTGTAAAAATAGTTAATTTTTCACCTAAGCCATCCCGACCATTGCAAGGACTATGGAAG GGTATATGTGAGGACTTGAGCTTAGATTTTTATCTGGTGACCTATGATGACATTGGGGGCATTGCTTGTCGTAAGGTTGGTGGGGAGACGTCAAGACCTCTTACGCATCACGCCCCAGTATTTTGGACTTCGAGTACTACTTTTATCGAGTCTCCATTTTCCCCAAAAGAGGATCATATATACAATTGTCGCTTGCATCTTCGTCCGGCTGTTGAGAAAGATCAAAGTCATGACTATTCGCGATCTTCAGATGATAAAGCTGTCTCACGCATGCTTTATATCAACTCGAGTTATGACTTGGTTATTCCAGATTTAGCTGCGAATTCAATAAATTCTCAGCAGGTTGAGGGAAGAATTTGGGAGTACGAAAATGGGACATTCGGTTTTGGGTTTCTTAGAGATAGTTACATTATAGACCTGAAACATGTTGCAAAAAATGGCCGACTTCTTGATACAGTAGATACTTCAAATTGTTGA
- the LOC140827633 gene encoding LIM domain-containing protein WLIM1-like: MAFAGTTQKCMACDKTVYLVDKLTADNRIYHKACFRCHHCKGTLKLANYNSFEGVLYCRPHFDQLFKRTGSLDKSFEGTPKIAKPEKPGDIEKPNANKVSSMFAGTRDKCLACQKTAYPTEKVTVNGIAYHKSCFKCSHGGCVISPSNYIAHEGRLYCKHHHTQLIKEKGNLSQLEGDHE; this comes from the exons ATGGCATTTGCAGGAACTACACAAAAATGCATGGCATGTGACAAAACTGTGTATCTTGTGGACAAGTTAACTGCAGATAATAGAATCTATCATAAAGCTTGCTTCAGATGCCACCACTGCAAAGGGACTCTCAAG CTAGCGAACTACAATTCTTTTGAGGGAGTTCTGTACTGTAGGCCACACTTTGATCAGCTCTTCAAGAGAACTGGCAGTCTAGACAAAAGCTTTGAAG GAACACCTAAGATTGCGAAACCGGAGAAGCCTGGCGACATCGAG AAACCAAACGCAAATAAGGTCTCAAGTATGTTTGCTGGAACAAGAGACAAATGTCTGGCCTGCCAGAAAACTGCCTACCCAACTGAGAAG GTGACTGTGAATGGAATAGCTTACCACAAGAGCTGTTTCAAGTGCAGCCATGGAGGATGCGTCATCAGTCCATCCAATTATATAGCACACGAGGGGCGCCTTTACTGCAAACACCACCATACTCAACTTATCAAGGAGAAAGGCAACTTGAGCCAGCTTGAAGGTGACCATGAGTAG
- the LOC140827383 gene encoding uncharacterized protein: MFICGSGSFGHEDENERYTSPCSTPKRSKKNTNLWRIGKDSGNKNPYADRGLDKFYALLAELDDKKQKIYTQVGSDEISLVRFVYPNDSNQVKPIVVKTKEKSQEKNARGFVKNQRGNDPDINPAVVQVRDKIESGGISDKLEAKRMFTTGFKLENLRHPYYYFPLIFVLILLFLVVHGRSFAILCTSIGWYLIPIVNGANSSASSSSTRKLKSKKDLTRKLSEKKMVNNEGSSSPTSVLNGLNADNSPQELDIERRRSF; this comes from the coding sequence ATGTTTATCTGTGGCAGCGGAAGCTTCGGCCATGAAGATGAAAACGAACGCTACACCAGTCCATGTTCGACCCCGAAGAGATCCAAGAAGAACACGAATTTATGgagaatcggcaaagatagcggCAACAAGAACCCTTATGCGGACAGGGGTCTGGACAAATTCTACGCACTTTTAGCTGAACTTGACGACAAGAAGCAGAAGATTTACACTCAAGTTGGCTCCGACGAGATATCCTTGGTGCGTTTCGTTTACCCGAATGATTCCAACCAGGTGAAGCCCATCGTCGTGAAGACTAAGGAGAAAAGTCAAGAAAAGAACGCACGTGGTTTTGTGAAGAATCAGAGAGGCAATGATCCTGACATTAATCCTGCTGTTGTGCAAGTGCGAGACAAGATTGAAAGCGGGGGGATCTCTGATAAATTAGAGGCAAAAAGGATGTTCACGACTGGTTTCAAGCTGGAGAATCTGAGGCATCCTTATTACTATTTCCCACTGATTTTCGTGCTGATTCTTTTGTTTCTCGTTGTTCATGGGAGATCTTTTGCGATTCTGTGCACCTCGATTGGCTGGTATCTGATTCCCATTGTAAATGGTGCGAATTCATCGGCATCGTCGTCGAGTACGAGGAAGTTGAAGAGTAAGAAAGATTTGACTAGGAAATTGAGTGAGAAAAAGATGGTAAACAACGAAGGATCATCTTCTCCGACAAGTGTTCTTAATGGGCTAAATGCAGATAATTCACCTCAAGAACTTGATATTGAACGTAGAAGAAGCTTTTAA